One Halogeometricum sp. S1BR25-6 DNA segment encodes these proteins:
- a CDS encoding DUF411 domain-containing protein, with product MPTELQSCHTLILDEYVVEGYVPAGVIATMLGEELAIDGIALPGMPAG from the coding sequence ATTCCCACTGAACTACAGAGTTGTCACACGCTCATTCTCGACGAGTACGTCGTCGAGGGATACGTCCCTGCCGGAGTAATCGCGACGATGCTCGGTGAAGAGCTGGCCATCGACGGCATCGCGCTGCCCGGGATGCCGGCCGGGTAA
- a CDS encoding helix-turn-helix domain-containing protein yields MSLYEASFRVKHECPYREISERYPDLTIREWYLDDCQVIEITAPGSPTDDLLDEIDRLGTILHESIDDTGLHVVTQSCLCSLEDSIIERFEAHNCLYQPPTVHRQGWEHYSVIAFTESDIRALLHELEADRDIEVLSKTAITAQRIPHSMLAPVDQLFEDVTERQMAALRLALESGYYEQPRKTSLRELANQTAVARSTYEEHLRKAENKILTNAGQFLRLVTATSTADPLEVEKTRQAERAAD; encoded by the coding sequence ATGAGTCTTTACGAGGCCTCGTTCCGGGTCAAACACGAGTGTCCGTATCGAGAGATCTCGGAGCGATATCCCGATCTTACCATCCGCGAGTGGTATCTGGACGACTGTCAGGTGATCGAAATCACGGCACCGGGGTCTCCGACTGATGACCTCCTCGACGAGATCGACCGCTTAGGGACGATTCTTCACGAGTCGATCGACGATACTGGCCTTCACGTCGTCACGCAATCCTGTCTCTGCTCACTGGAAGACTCCATTATCGAACGGTTCGAAGCGCACAATTGCCTGTATCAGCCACCGACGGTTCATCGTCAGGGCTGGGAGCACTACTCCGTGATTGCCTTCACCGAGAGCGATATCAGGGCCCTTCTTCACGAGTTGGAGGCCGACCGCGACATCGAAGTCCTATCGAAGACGGCGATTACGGCACAGCGAATCCCGCACAGTATGCTGGCTCCGGTCGACCAGTTGTTCGAAGACGTAACCGAGCGACAGATGGCTGCGCTTCGGTTGGCACTGGAGAGCGGCTACTACGAACAGCCCCGGAAGACGTCGCTCCGAGAACTCGCCAACCAGACGGCCGTCGCGCGTTCGACGTACGAAGAACACCTCCGGAAGGCGGAGAACAAAATCCTCACGAACGCCGGTCAGTTCTTGCGCCTGGTGACGGCGACATCTACGGCAGATCCATTAGAGGTCGAAAAGACCCGCCAAGCTGAGCGGGCTGCCGATTAA
- a CDS encoding MBL fold metallo-hydrolase codes for MSEISPEELGERLQTDENGLLVVHIRHRDEFDDWHVPGSVNVDVYDELASDPDEAKDALSHLPEEKEIVTVCGAGIAAETATEALQEMDYNAATLEDGMNGWSRVHRHAPVAADLDGMLVQIARPGKGCLSHVLVSDGEAAVFDPSHYLEEYEAILDEYDAELVGVFDTHAHADHVSGGTELADRHGVPYYLHPKDALAIGATPIEDGQTVAVGSLDIEVIHTPGHSEGSVSFDIEGVSLITGDTLFHESVGRVELGVEAGIEDSNVEQNAATLYESLQRLQDRADDTLVLPAHDPGSPEPPVTTTLSEVRERNEDLGRDREEFIQELASDIPDHPPNFERVKRTNVGQESVPADELAELELGPNNCAAE; via the coding sequence ATGTCGGAAATTTCCCCCGAGGAACTCGGCGAACGACTGCAGACTGACGAAAACGGTCTGCTCGTGGTCCACATTCGCCACCGAGATGAGTTCGATGACTGGCACGTACCGGGGAGCGTCAACGTCGACGTCTACGACGAACTGGCTAGCGACCCTGACGAAGCCAAGGACGCTCTTTCGCACCTCCCAGAAGAGAAAGAGATTGTTACGGTCTGTGGTGCAGGAATCGCCGCGGAGACGGCAACGGAGGCCCTCCAAGAGATGGACTACAACGCGGCGACGCTCGAAGACGGAATGAACGGATGGAGTCGCGTTCACCGCCACGCACCAGTCGCTGCCGACCTCGACGGCATGCTCGTTCAGATCGCACGACCAGGGAAAGGCTGTCTCTCGCACGTGCTTGTCTCGGACGGTGAAGCCGCCGTCTTCGACCCGTCGCACTACCTCGAGGAATACGAGGCGATTCTCGACGAGTACGACGCTGAACTCGTCGGTGTCTTCGACACGCACGCCCACGCCGACCACGTTTCAGGAGGTACAGAACTGGCCGATCGTCACGGCGTTCCCTACTACCTCCACCCGAAGGACGCACTTGCCATCGGTGCAACGCCCATTGAGGATGGACAGACTGTAGCGGTCGGCAGCCTCGATATCGAGGTCATCCATACGCCGGGACACAGCGAAGGAAGCGTCTCGTTCGATATCGAGGGTGTGTCACTGATTACGGGCGACACACTCTTCCACGAGAGCGTGGGCCGCGTCGAACTTGGCGTCGAAGCCGGAATTGAAGATTCCAACGTTGAGCAGAACGCCGCGACGCTCTACGAGAGCCTCCAGCGACTTCAGGACCGAGCAGACGATACGCTCGTCCTCCCGGCGCACGATCCCGGTTCGCCGGAACCGCCAGTGACTACAACGCTGAGCGAGGTCCGAGAGCGGAACGAGGACCTCGGCCGCGACCGCGAGGAGTTCATCCAGGAACTCGCGTCAGATATCCCGGATCATCCGCCGAACTTCGAGCGTGTCAAGCGAACGAACGTGGGGCAAGAATCAGTTCCCGCCGACGAACTGGCCGAGCTTGAACTGGGTCCGAACAACTGCGCAGCGGAGTGA
- a CDS encoding MFS transporter codes for MSTETEFKQGIREHLGQFSLHVLLVFATGLTIGSERAVVPVLGRDVLGVESLFVIGSFVVSFGFVKALLNLYAGKWGGEYGRKPVLILGWVTALPLPVILIFAPSWGWITVGNILLGINQALTWSMAINAKIDIAGPEQRGLAVGIDEAFGYSGVAVGAWVTGVIAAQTSLRPEPFYFLAVVVVLAFLISVFLIKETVQLAEAEIDDEDHHDANLPFGEVLKRATYGDKTLFAAAQAGHIEKFVDTLFWLAVPLYLTSQGLGIAAVGFIVGVHSAMYFLQIATGGLADRIGRRPPVVAGMFLTGAGVLGMVLVEGYLPWAVLSGVSGLGMALLYPNLMTVPGDAAHPTWRATGMGVYRMWRDSGYGVGAILIGLSMEFVNAEAAFYMTAALMFVSGAVVYVWMEETHPEFGTHEPPAPATEQPARSVAQD; via the coding sequence ATGAGTACAGAAACTGAATTCAAACAGGGTATCCGGGAGCACCTCGGGCAGTTCTCCCTGCACGTCCTCCTGGTGTTCGCCACCGGGCTGACGATCGGTTCCGAACGTGCCGTCGTGCCCGTGTTGGGTCGTGATGTCCTCGGCGTCGAGTCGCTGTTCGTCATCGGCTCGTTCGTCGTCTCGTTCGGCTTCGTCAAGGCGCTATTAAACCTCTACGCCGGCAAGTGGGGTGGTGAATACGGTCGCAAGCCCGTACTCATCCTCGGATGGGTGACCGCACTCCCACTCCCTGTCATCCTCATCTTCGCGCCGAGCTGGGGCTGGATCACCGTCGGGAACATCCTGCTGGGCATCAACCAGGCGTTGACCTGGAGTATGGCCATCAACGCGAAGATCGACATCGCGGGGCCCGAGCAGCGAGGGCTGGCCGTCGGCATCGACGAGGCCTTTGGGTACAGCGGTGTCGCCGTCGGTGCATGGGTCACGGGCGTCATCGCCGCCCAGACGAGTCTCCGGCCTGAGCCGTTCTACTTCCTCGCGGTCGTCGTCGTGCTGGCGTTCCTCATCTCAGTCTTCCTGATCAAGGAGACGGTTCAACTCGCGGAGGCTGAAATCGACGATGAAGACCACCACGACGCGAACCTGCCGTTCGGTGAGGTGCTGAAGCGCGCGACCTACGGTGACAAGACGTTGTTCGCTGCGGCACAGGCCGGACACATCGAGAAGTTCGTCGACACGCTGTTCTGGCTCGCCGTTCCGCTGTATCTCACGAGCCAGGGACTCGGAATCGCAGCGGTTGGGTTCATCGTCGGCGTCCACAGCGCGATGTACTTCCTCCAGATTGCAACCGGTGGACTCGCGGACCGCATTGGTCGCCGCCCACCGGTTGTTGCAGGGATGTTCCTCACCGGTGCGGGTGTCCTCGGGATGGTTCTCGTCGAAGGGTACCTCCCGTGGGCCGTGCTCTCCGGCGTGTCCGGGCTCGGGATGGCGTTGCTCTATCCAAATCTGATGACCGTACCGGGCGACGCCGCCCACCCGACGTGGCGAGCGACTGGAATGGGTGTCTACCGAATGTGGCGCGACTCGGGGTATGGCGTCGGCGCAATCCTCATCGGCCTCTCGATGGAATTCGTGAACGCCGAAGCCGCATTCTACATGACCGCGGCCCTGATGTTCGTCTCCGGGGCGGTCGTGTACGTGTGGATGGAAGAAACTCATCCCGAGTTTGGAACACACGAACCACCTGCCCCTGCAACGGAGCAACCAGCCCGGTCGGTGGCACAAGACTGA
- a CDS encoding transposase has protein sequence MFGIDLHEEIRSGASLCEAFEKAPDRFDRLEDEYPDWHPAPYSFEGMLRLFVYRETTDCSYRSFSRYPELAESFGLEKMPGESVLSRTWSNRFNETTRTFVTTAAHFLVRQIYRKGHPIPEVRPKEDVVDTSRSEAQEPECDNRESFDTKTIYQTTRLAKEHGFDSFDSERATNRTYDDSRFFELQTFIGMVGCGTPQGAARFKFRRGEDYGPHGDTHLRAVKRFDPRGLVDGFHDATEQLLSKIQTKSSFRRPITAAIDITTIPYYGDVDGMPMVSGTMNNEERAFKFATLSIVGRNVPLVLAVEPVRESSPWDKNPPNQIHQVVRRLVQRAKELVPIETVLCDSEFDSKAVYQTLSNLGVNYLIPKRVHATEKQVIETMEAGERDVAVESATVHLDAGSHAMQFLYVPSTKSDGTAVFATNLRVSSDEAEAVCRRYSSRWQIENEYKSIKNDFLAKTSSKDYRVRLFYFVFAVLLHNIWRLTDFLLKAAVGEQMEYAPVLTAGECVELVSSGLLPPD, from the coding sequence ATGTTCGGTATCGATCTCCACGAGGAGATTCGTAGTGGTGCTTCGCTCTGTGAGGCATTTGAGAAAGCCCCCGATAGATTCGACCGCCTCGAAGACGAGTATCCAGACTGGCATCCAGCACCCTACTCGTTCGAGGGCATGCTCAGACTCTTCGTGTATCGCGAAACCACCGATTGTAGCTACCGTTCATTTAGTCGGTACCCAGAGCTCGCCGAATCGTTTGGCCTCGAAAAGATGCCAGGCGAATCAGTACTCTCTCGGACGTGGTCCAACCGATTCAACGAGACGACTCGGACGTTCGTGACCACCGCTGCTCACTTTCTCGTCCGGCAAATCTACCGAAAGGGTCATCCGATACCTGAAGTCCGACCGAAAGAGGACGTTGTAGACACCAGCAGATCGGAAGCACAAGAGCCCGAGTGTGATAACCGTGAGAGTTTCGACACCAAAACGATCTATCAAACGACCAGACTCGCGAAAGAGCACGGGTTCGACTCGTTCGATTCGGAAAGAGCCACGAACCGGACGTATGACGATAGCCGCTTTTTCGAGTTACAGACGTTCATCGGGATGGTTGGCTGTGGAACACCACAAGGAGCTGCTCGATTCAAATTCCGGCGAGGTGAGGACTACGGACCACACGGCGACACGCATCTCAGAGCAGTCAAGCGGTTCGATCCGAGAGGACTAGTAGACGGATTCCACGACGCAACTGAACAATTGCTCTCGAAAATTCAGACCAAGTCGTCGTTTCGTCGTCCGATCACAGCTGCGATCGACATCACCACCATCCCCTACTACGGCGACGTCGACGGCATGCCAATGGTGAGCGGCACGATGAATAACGAAGAGAGAGCGTTCAAATTCGCCACTTTGTCTATCGTCGGCAGAAACGTCCCACTCGTACTCGCAGTTGAGCCAGTCCGAGAGAGTTCACCATGGGACAAGAATCCACCAAACCAGATTCACCAAGTGGTTCGACGGCTCGTCCAGAGGGCGAAAGAGCTAGTGCCAATCGAGACGGTACTCTGTGACAGTGAATTTGACTCGAAAGCAGTCTACCAGACGCTATCGAACCTCGGTGTAAACTACCTCATCCCAAAACGAGTTCACGCGACTGAAAAGCAAGTCATTGAGACGATGGAGGCAGGAGAACGCGATGTCGCGGTTGAGTCAGCGACGGTCCATTTAGACGCAGGCTCGCACGCAATGCAGTTCCTCTACGTGCCCTCGACGAAGAGCGATGGAACCGCCGTCTTCGCGACGAACCTTCGTGTGAGCTCGGACGAGGCGGAGGCAGTCTGTCGTCGGTACAGTTCTCGCTGGCAAATTGAGAACGAGTACAAATCGATCAAGAACGACTTCCTCGCGAAGACCTCGTCGAAGGACTATCGAGTACGGTTGTTCTATTTCGTGTTTGCCGTTCTGCTCCACAATATCTGGCGTCTCACGGACTTCTTGCTGAAAGCCGCTGTGGGTGAACAGATGGAGTATGCACCGGTATTGACTGCTGGGGAGTGCGTCGAATTGGTCTCCTCAGGACTTCTGCCGCCTGACTAA
- a CDS encoding tyrosine-type recombinase/integrase, whose translation MTDDDSEVSQAVDRYLRSSGDSDQYRHTAETVLDQFTVWLRRRDLETFDSFENDGEQILRRYADRLNQRVEADGIAASTAQMYYNVVSGFLGYCVRDGVLSQNPALTDRAREPLPRDDEDRTQQFWTPEVRQQLVEYTNDRAYEAIEADGLDATQAVQDRAFIHVLAYTGVRGAEVFRVSGDDRSGRQGLTWERVDTDSWTFRVWGKSQSWEDVSVLEQAREAIQQWKRVQDPPSEEWPVFPTGHAPSKYAAVRDARDDADVLLDGADVDEVLREYEIPPPAVTTHGARRVLARIAEDAGVHVDGEKPKLHGARRGLGDALFREDRGLASDILRHSSLSVTKKAYSHIDASERGETASRLLDE comes from the coding sequence GTGACCGACGACGACTCCGAGGTCTCCCAGGCTGTTGACCGCTACCTGCGTTCCAGTGGTGACTCCGATCAGTACCGTCACACCGCCGAAACCGTCCTTGACCAGTTCACCGTCTGGCTCCGACGTCGCGATCTCGAGACCTTCGACTCCTTCGAGAACGACGGCGAGCAGATCCTTCGCCGGTATGCCGACAGGCTGAATCAGCGCGTCGAGGCAGATGGAATCGCGGCATCAACGGCACAGATGTACTATAACGTCGTCAGTGGATTTCTCGGCTACTGTGTTCGCGACGGTGTCCTCTCACAGAACCCAGCACTCACAGATCGTGCTCGCGAGCCCTTACCCCGCGACGACGAGGACCGTACTCAACAGTTCTGGACACCAGAGGTTCGCCAGCAACTCGTCGAGTACACGAACGACCGCGCGTACGAAGCAATCGAAGCAGACGGTCTCGACGCGACACAGGCCGTCCAAGACCGCGCGTTCATCCACGTCCTCGCGTACACGGGTGTCCGAGGAGCAGAGGTCTTCCGTGTAAGCGGTGACGACCGCTCGGGCCGACAGGGGCTCACCTGGGAACGGGTTGATACGGACTCATGGACGTTCCGCGTGTGGGGGAAGTCGCAATCGTGGGAGGACGTCTCCGTACTTGAACAGGCTCGTGAGGCAATACAGCAGTGGAAGCGTGTTCAAGATCCTCCGAGCGAAGAGTGGCCAGTGTTCCCGACCGGACACGCTCCGTCGAAGTACGCTGCGGTCCGTGACGCTCGCGACGACGCAGATGTACTCCTCGACGGTGCTGACGTTGACGAGGTCCTCCGCGAGTACGAGATTCCACCGCCAGCGGTTACGACCCACGGCGCTCGCCGGGTCCTCGCTCGAATCGCCGAAGACGCAGGCGTCCACGTCGACGGTGAGAAACCGAAGCTGCATGGTGCTCGTCGCGGCCTCGGGGATGCGTTGTTCCGGGAAGATCGGGGACTGGCGTCCGATATCCTTCGACACTCCAGTCTCTCAGTGACGAAAAAGGCGTACTCGCACATCGACGCTTCAGAGCGCGGTGAGACCGCTAGCCGGCTCCTCGACGAGTAG
- a CDS encoding DUF7344 domain-containing protein — protein sequence MRTKDPVPDSAFRCLATERRRQILGYVRNRHGDTASFDDLLDHVIKQEEPSSTLDREQVALNLYHRHLPVLADHGVIDVDGRTERIRYSGDEEIETVLGTEPCESKSPTETAE from the coding sequence ATGCGAACGAAAGACCCGGTCCCCGATTCGGCCTTCCGCTGTCTCGCCACCGAACGGCGACGGCAGATTCTCGGTTACGTTCGGAACAGACACGGCGATACCGCGTCGTTCGATGACCTCCTTGACCACGTAATCAAGCAGGAGGAACCGTCGTCAACGCTAGACAGAGAACAGGTCGCCCTCAACCTGTACCATCGTCACCTTCCCGTATTGGCCGACCACGGCGTTATCGATGTCGATGGTCGGACCGAGAGGATCCGGTACAGCGGCGACGAGGAGATAGAGACCGTGTTAGGCACCGAGCCCTGTGAGTCGAAGTCTCCTACGGAGACGGCGGAATAA
- a CDS encoding helix-turn-helix domain-containing protein has protein sequence MLEFTLPSDSFPFGRATNGDPSVRVQLERLVPLRESRIPLLWATGTELTQFERHLRESEIVTYVEAVTRLGESVLYYVEWDTDKETFLNGLSEHNGSILDAHGDSEWSFTVRFRSHADLTRFHQFCRTHDYPVAIDRVYDPDEASRTEYNLGLTPGQREALMMAVQEGYFSVPRGTTLSEIADRLGITKQAASERVRRGAETVLRKALIGLVSDTLEPTDEA, from the coding sequence GTGCTTGAGTTTACGCTTCCCTCGGATTCGTTCCCGTTCGGACGGGCCACGAACGGAGACCCGAGCGTTCGGGTCCAACTCGAACGCCTCGTCCCCCTCAGAGAATCCCGCATCCCCTTACTGTGGGCGACGGGTACAGAGCTCACTCAGTTCGAGCGGCATCTGCGAGAGAGTGAGATAGTCACATACGTCGAGGCCGTCACGCGACTCGGCGAGAGCGTCCTCTACTACGTCGAGTGGGACACCGACAAGGAGACGTTCCTGAACGGTCTCAGCGAGCACAACGGGTCGATTCTGGACGCCCACGGCGATTCCGAGTGGTCGTTCACCGTCCGCTTCCGGAGTCACGCCGACCTGACGCGGTTCCACCAGTTCTGTCGGACTCACGACTACCCGGTTGCTATCGACCGCGTGTACGATCCCGACGAAGCCTCCCGAACGGAGTACAATCTTGGCCTCACCCCCGGACAGCGCGAGGCGTTGATGATGGCCGTCCAAGAGGGCTACTTCTCCGTCCCCCGTGGCACGACCCTCAGCGAAATCGCCGACCGGTTGGGTATCACCAAACAGGCCGCCTCCGAACGCGTCCGGCGCGGAGCCGAAACGGTCCTCCGGAAGGCGCTTATTGGTCTGGTTTCTGATACCCTCGAACCGACGGACGAAGCGTAA
- a CDS encoding helix-turn-helix domain-containing protein codes for MSVVVEFTLPAESFPFGRSTSGDPSVRVQLERLVPLKESRIPFLWVTGEDFDQFERHLRESEVVTRVEAVTRLGDSVLYQTEWDTDKETFLNGVSDQNGAIMEGHGNSEWSFTVRFPNHAALTGFHQFYQAHDFPVHIDRVYAPDETSRTEYGFGLTPEQRDTLMIAVENGYFSVPRGTTLDEIAGEIGITKQAASERVRRGTETVLRKALIGLIAEDFESKDSG; via the coding sequence ATGAGCGTCGTTGTCGAGTTTACGCTTCCCGCCGAATCGTTCCCGTTCGGACGGTCAACCAGCGGAGACCCGAGTGTCCGGGTCCAACTCGAACGCCTCGTCCCCCTGAAAGAGTCCCGCATCCCTTTCCTCTGGGTGACGGGCGAGGACTTCGACCAGTTCGAGCGGCACCTCCGCGAGAGCGAGGTGGTCACACGCGTCGAGGCGGTCACTCGGCTCGGCGACAGCGTCCTCTATCAGACGGAGTGGGACACCGACAAGGAGACGTTCCTGAACGGCGTCAGCGACCAGAACGGGGCGATAATGGAGGGCCACGGTAACTCCGAGTGGTCGTTCACCGTCCGCTTCCCGAACCACGCCGCCCTGACCGGGTTTCACCAGTTCTACCAAGCGCACGACTTCCCCGTTCACATCGACCGAGTGTACGCCCCCGACGAGACGTCCCGGACGGAGTACGGCTTCGGCCTCACGCCCGAACAGCGCGATACGCTGATGATAGCCGTCGAAAACGGCTACTTCTCCGTCCCCCGAGGCACGACCCTCGACGAGATTGCCGGGGAGATAGGTATCACCAAACAGGCCGCCTCCGAACGCGTTCGACGCGGAACCGAGACAGTCCTTCGGAAGGCGCTGATTGGGCTGATTGCTGAAGACTTCGAGTCGAAAGACAGCGGGTAG
- a CDS encoding helix-turn-helix domain-containing protein produces MTALLDFVISSDEFVLGRLLDVDGVHRIEFTPFVPVGEDFIPYIWVTTDDHEVFESTVLDSPYVAALQKLDGARGPTLYRVEWTECLDGLLDILQTHDLAVSQVKTTGDRWHFTLLAENRDVFEEFQADCHRGGFPITVKRLSNSDNRDSLLYGLTEKQCDALLLVFESGYYTDGENVTLTEISEQLDISQQALGARLRRGTSTLISNTIALD; encoded by the coding sequence ATGACGGCGCTTTTGGACTTCGTGATCTCAAGTGATGAATTCGTCTTGGGGAGGTTATTGGACGTCGATGGCGTGCATCGCATCGAGTTCACGCCGTTCGTTCCGGTCGGAGAGGACTTCATCCCGTACATCTGGGTAACAACAGACGACCACGAAGTGTTCGAGTCGACGGTACTCGACTCGCCGTACGTTGCGGCGCTCCAGAAACTCGACGGGGCGAGAGGTCCGACGCTTTATCGCGTTGAGTGGACGGAGTGCCTTGATGGACTGCTCGACATCCTCCAGACTCATGACCTCGCGGTTTCCCAAGTGAAGACAACCGGCGACAGGTGGCATTTTACCCTTCTCGCCGAGAACAGAGACGTATTCGAGGAGTTCCAGGCCGACTGTCACAGGGGCGGGTTCCCGATCACAGTAAAGCGGTTGTCGAACAGCGACAACCGTGATAGTTTGCTGTACGGGCTGACAGAGAAACAATGTGATGCGCTTCTGCTCGTATTCGAGTCGGGATACTATACCGATGGAGAGAACGTCACGCTGACCGAGATCAGCGAACAGCTCGATATCAGTCAGCAGGCCCTCGGGGCCCGCCTCAGACGAGGGACGAGCACGCTTATCTCGAATACGATCGCGTTGGATTGA
- a CDS encoding ParA family protein, with product MSNTNTSRITVANQKGGAGKTTDVIHTGGALAARGYDVLLVDIDYHGGLTCSLGYSDLYYDTDRTTLFDVFDFDQMEAVNDIIVEHEEFDILPASEKLANNKNIQTLLEAPKSRERLGMTLDELEMDYDYIVVDTPPSLNVLTDNALVATGNVIIPVLPEKLNANSLRIFAKQLQSLEPAYGDVNRLAIVCNRVEQNAEHRSTIEEIQSAYSLPVFEIPKRTDLSQSIGEGVSIFGFSKENKRVEDARALFNDIADLLDETFEKTPPMEVEA from the coding sequence ATGAGCAACACGAACACTTCACGGATCACCGTAGCGAATCAGAAAGGAGGTGCGGGGAAGACAACGGACGTCATCCACACTGGCGGCGCACTTGCCGCACGAGGATACGACGTACTCCTCGTCGATATCGACTACCACGGTGGGCTCACATGCTCGCTTGGCTACAGCGACCTGTACTACGATACTGATCGGACCACGCTCTTCGACGTGTTCGACTTTGATCAGATGGAGGCAGTGAACGACATCATCGTCGAGCACGAAGAATTCGATATTCTCCCCGCCAGCGAGAAGCTCGCGAACAATAAGAACATCCAGACGCTGCTCGAAGCGCCTAAGAGCCGAGAGCGTCTGGGAATGACTCTCGACGAACTCGAGATGGACTACGACTATATCGTCGTCGACACTCCACCGTCCCTCAATGTTCTCACCGACAACGCCCTCGTCGCGACGGGAAACGTTATCATCCCAGTACTCCCTGAGAAGCTCAACGCCAATAGTCTCCGAATTTTTGCGAAACAGCTCCAGTCCCTCGAACCAGCCTACGGTGACGTCAACCGCCTCGCTATCGTGTGCAACCGGGTCGAACAGAACGCCGAACATCGAAGTACGATCGAGGAAATCCAATCAGCCTACTCGCTGCCTGTCTTCGAGATCCCAAAGCGGACGGACCTGTCACAATCGATCGGTGAAGGCGTATCGATCTTCGGCTTCAGCAAGGAGAACAAGCGGGTCGAAGACGCTCGTGCGCTATTCAACGATATTGCCGATCTACTTGACGAGACCTTCGAGAAAACCCCGCCGATGGAGGTGGAAGCATGA
- a CDS encoding helix-turn-helix domain-containing protein, which produces MYEVLDDTAAQVILAIESGDSIRRVAQHLHTPYETVRQAANRLEDAGYIHYDDGLSVVNARVRDAARELVAASAGVSPPSIEETYVIPQFGDWPFAFTRIDAVYVWTQGGYQVSRDPDDYPLFIAVREQDVDAWKTFFESFGLPTAFERQPRDELDGPLQIVLDPHPSLEIEDVEGYPVIPSEDTIEYMREHYAQFQSALAMLDRMYDDLNLGVAYRETERIQS; this is translated from the coding sequence ATGTACGAAGTGCTCGACGACACGGCGGCCCAAGTCATCCTCGCCATCGAGAGTGGTGATTCCATCCGTCGCGTCGCACAGCACCTTCACACACCCTACGAGACGGTCAGGCAGGCAGCAAACAGGCTTGAAGACGCAGGCTACATACACTACGACGATGGCCTCTCCGTTGTCAACGCTCGCGTGCGCGACGCAGCGCGCGAGCTAGTCGCCGCGAGCGCCGGCGTCAGTCCGCCATCGATCGAGGAGACGTACGTCATCCCGCAGTTCGGTGACTGGCCGTTCGCGTTCACGCGGATCGACGCCGTCTACGTCTGGACCCAGGGCGGCTACCAGGTCAGTCGTGATCCCGACGACTATCCGCTGTTCATCGCTGTTCGAGAGCAGGACGTTGACGCCTGGAAAACGTTCTTCGAATCGTTCGGGCTGCCAACCGCCTTCGAGCGCCAACCCAGAGACGAACTGGATGGGCCACTACAGATAGTCCTCGATCCGCACCCATCGCTCGAAATCGAGGACGTGGAAGGATACCCGGTCATTCCCAGCGAGGATACGATCGAGTACATGCGCGAACACTACGCGCAATTCCAGTCAGCGCTCGCGATGCTCGACCGCATGTATGACGACCTCAATCTCGGCGTCGCCTACCGAGAGACTGAGCGGATCCAGTCATGA
- a CDS encoding nucleotidyltransferase domain-containing protein: MSFGDRSDALIELLEELTESGHQYVLVGGYAVSTFNARFSTDLDIVVAPDSKEEFVAFLKAHGFEETDSHAKQWFYDTEVIEYEKRLAPQQPIGFDLLVNGLGCRQTEAQWSFDYLHDHSQEQEVTGGTVTTTARVIDGAVLVAAKLHSGRETDLRDVLAVAEEIDLETITPHLHRGDEDALRAQLERGLEILESEDLKHGYRSDFGASAVSTETVTALQQYLSGQVEQLR; encoded by the coding sequence ATGAGTTTCGGCGATCGGAGTGACGCGCTCATCGAACTCCTCGAGGAACTCACCGAGAGCGGCCACCAGTACGTCCTCGTCGGTGGCTATGCTGTCTCGACATTCAACGCGCGTTTCTCGACCGACCTTGATATCGTCGTCGCCCCGGACTCCAAAGAGGAGTTCGTCGCGTTTCTCAAAGCACATGGATTCGAGGAGACGGACAGCCACGCTAAGCAGTGGTTCTACGATACGGAAGTCATCGAGTACGAAAAACGACTCGCGCCCCAGCAACCGATCGGCTTCGATTTACTGGTGAACGGCCTCGGCTGTCGCCAGACTGAGGCGCAGTGGTCGTTCGACTATCTACACGACCACAGCCAGGAACAAGAGGTAACCGGTGGGACGGTGACGACAACCGCCCGAGTCATCGATGGAGCGGTGCTCGTGGCGGCGAAACTCCACAGCGGCCGCGAGACGGATCTCCGAGACGTCCTTGCGGTCGCAGAAGAAATTGACCTGGAGACAATCACACCTCACTTGCATCGGGGAGACGAGGATGCCCTGCGGGCGCAGCTCGAACGTGGATTGGAGATTTTAGAGAGTGAAGACCTCAAGCATGGCTATCGGAGTGATTTTGGGGCATCGGCGGTGTCGACAGAGACGGTCACAGCCCTCCAGCAGTATCTGTCTGGTCAGGTCGAACAGCTGCGGTGA